A part of Blastopirellula marina genomic DNA contains:
- a CDS encoding efflux RND transporter permease subunit: MINFFLNNPVKVAVGVLLVALFGTVALFQMPMQLTPEVQTPTITIETAWPGASPQEIEQEIVVEQEEQLKSVEGIRKMTSESTDSKATITLEFLVGTNMEEALLKVNSRLAQVPNYPEDADQPVITTANSSDRPIAWFVLGPRKPSKEQFDEFRSKHPEFTAELDEIEFSPNVGVQMLRLRNAAEAHPEFAELAPPASLDVMTMKRFAEDEIEARFERVKGVSQSNVIGGLEDEIQVVVHPERLAARQLTINDVRRVLSGQNEDTSAGDFWEGKRRWVVRTLGQFRSTEQVENQLLAVREGVPVYVRDIGEVRHGYKKPNGIMRRFGESSIGINCVRETNANVLDVMDGLQQVREELDNGLLKSKGLQLVQVYDETDYIYSSVDLVQQNIFIGGALTVCVLMLFLHLGARTLFLIPAAMALAIGSATVNGWLFLPCLILLLTAGFWFARGALVVALAIPTSIVGTFLVLGILGRSLNVISLAGLAFAVGMLVDNAVVVLENIYRYYQMGDSPLKAASKGTSEVWGAVFASTATTVAVFLPIVFIQEEAGQLFRDIALAISAAVALSLVVSMSVIPTAASRLFHRNRKGAPEKNGHISSPVTEKGSHATSPAAISGIEGSINKLGEKTIDWVVGLNRWLMQTTLRRVGVITLILVATGLTSWALWPKVEYLPTGNRNLVFGILLPPPGYNIDQLMAMGEQVEEDLRPYWDVDPTDPKVLNAEFPPISDFFFVARGRQVFMGLRTYDDQRAGELVNLVQRVGSKLPGTFAVAKQSSLFEQGLTAGRTIDVEITGPDLETLVGIGRSVFGASKGALPENTQARPVPSLDLSSPEVHIEPKLVQAAEMGVSSADLGYTANALIDGAYAGDYFLNGKKIDLTIIGETQFADSTQKIGTLPIATPGGELIPLEAVADVTLTSGPEQVNHRERMRSITIEVSPPREMALEDAMNKISAILVNLKEQGAIPDGYRVALSGTADKLQDTWMSLRLNVLLALLITYLLMAALFESWIYPFVIILSVPLGAVGGVMALSLLNLFVLQPLDVLTMLGFVILIGTVVNNPILIVHQALNYMREDGLSLQDAVLESVRSRIRPIFMTTMTTVLGLMPLVLFPGSGSELYRGLGSVVLGGLLVSTFLTLVLVPSLFSLTVETFDRLFGRFYEDDEETHLPPKAVEPVPQAEPEYATAPGGNPFTEN; encoded by the coding sequence ATGATTAACTTCTTCCTCAATAATCCGGTCAAAGTCGCCGTTGGCGTGTTGCTGGTTGCGTTGTTCGGAACCGTCGCATTGTTCCAGATGCCGATGCAGCTGACGCCAGAGGTGCAAACGCCCACGATCACCATCGAGACAGCCTGGCCTGGCGCCAGCCCTCAAGAGATCGAACAAGAAATCGTCGTCGAACAGGAAGAGCAGCTGAAGAGTGTGGAAGGAATTCGGAAGATGACTTCCGAAAGCACCGACTCGAAAGCAACCATCACACTCGAATTCCTGGTCGGGACGAATATGGAAGAGGCACTGTTGAAGGTCAACAGCCGCCTTGCTCAAGTTCCGAACTATCCAGAAGACGCCGACCAACCGGTGATCACCACGGCCAACTCTTCCGATCGCCCCATCGCCTGGTTTGTACTTGGTCCGCGCAAGCCATCTAAGGAGCAATTCGACGAGTTCCGCAGTAAGCACCCTGAGTTTACCGCGGAACTGGACGAGATCGAATTCTCACCCAACGTGGGCGTCCAGATGCTTCGCTTGCGCAATGCGGCCGAAGCCCATCCAGAGTTCGCGGAACTTGCTCCGCCGGCGAGTCTCGACGTGATGACGATGAAACGATTCGCTGAGGACGAGATCGAGGCTCGATTCGAGCGAGTGAAAGGAGTTTCGCAGTCGAACGTGATTGGCGGCTTGGAGGACGAAATCCAAGTGGTCGTCCATCCCGAACGACTTGCGGCTCGGCAGTTAACCATCAACGATGTCCGTCGCGTGCTATCTGGCCAAAATGAAGACACGTCCGCTGGTGACTTCTGGGAAGGTAAACGCCGTTGGGTTGTGCGAACGCTGGGTCAGTTTCGCTCGACGGAACAAGTGGAAAATCAACTGCTGGCCGTTCGCGAAGGAGTGCCCGTTTACGTTCGCGATATTGGGGAAGTGCGTCACGGTTACAAGAAACCAAACGGCATCATGCGTCGATTTGGTGAGTCGAGCATCGGGATTAACTGTGTCCGCGAAACCAATGCCAACGTGCTTGATGTGATGGACGGATTACAGCAAGTTCGTGAGGAACTTGATAACGGCCTGCTGAAGTCGAAAGGCCTGCAACTCGTCCAGGTGTACGACGAAACCGATTACATCTATTCGTCGGTCGATCTGGTGCAGCAAAACATTTTCATCGGTGGTGCGTTGACCGTTTGCGTGCTGATGCTGTTCTTGCATCTCGGGGCACGGACATTGTTCCTCATTCCAGCGGCCATGGCGTTGGCGATTGGCTCGGCAACGGTTAACGGCTGGTTGTTCTTGCCTTGCCTGATATTGCTGCTGACCGCTGGGTTCTGGTTTGCTCGTGGTGCGTTGGTGGTCGCCTTGGCGATTCCAACCAGTATCGTGGGGACATTCCTCGTGTTGGGGATTCTCGGTCGATCACTGAATGTGATCAGCCTGGCGGGCTTGGCGTTCGCCGTCGGGATGCTGGTCGATAACGCCGTCGTTGTGCTGGAGAACATCTATCGCTATTACCAGATGGGAGATTCCCCACTAAAAGCGGCATCGAAGGGGACCAGTGAAGTTTGGGGGGCCGTGTTCGCTTCGACGGCAACCACCGTCGCCGTGTTTCTACCAATCGTGTTCATTCAAGAAGAAGCGGGGCAGTTGTTTAGAGACATTGCCTTGGCTATTAGTGCGGCCGTCGCGCTTTCGTTGGTCGTATCGATGTCGGTGATTCCGACAGCTGCCTCGCGCCTTTTTCATCGCAATCGCAAAGGAGCTCCGGAGAAAAACGGGCATATCTCGTCCCCGGTTACCGAAAAGGGCTCCCACGCCACATCGCCTGCTGCGATTTCTGGAATTGAGGGAAGCATCAACAAGCTGGGCGAAAAGACAATCGACTGGGTCGTCGGTTTGAATCGGTGGCTAATGCAAACCACGCTTCGCCGCGTGGGCGTGATCACGCTGATCTTGGTGGCAACCGGACTGACCAGTTGGGCCCTCTGGCCAAAAGTCGAATACTTGCCGACCGGCAATCGCAACTTGGTGTTCGGAATTTTGCTTCCTCCGCCAGGCTACAATATCGACCAGTTGATGGCGATGGGCGAACAAGTCGAAGAAGATTTGCGACCCTACTGGGACGTCGATCCCACCGACCCTAAAGTCCTGAACGCCGAGTTTCCGCCGATCAGCGATTTCTTCTTTGTGGCTCGGGGGCGCCAGGTGTTTATGGGCTTGCGTACCTACGATGATCAACGCGCCGGCGAATTGGTAAACTTGGTGCAACGTGTCGGATCGAAGTTGCCAGGCACCTTCGCCGTTGCGAAACAATCAAGCTTGTTCGAACAAGGTTTGACCGCTGGGCGAACAATTGACGTCGAGATCACCGGTCCCGACCTGGAAACGCTGGTTGGGATTGGACGCTCCGTATTCGGTGCCTCGAAAGGTGCCTTGCCTGAAAACACTCAAGCTCGTCCGGTTCCCAGCTTGGACCTTTCCAGCCCGGAAGTTCATATCGAACCGAAGCTGGTTCAAGCTGCCGAAATGGGCGTCAGCAGTGCCGACCTTGGCTATACGGCCAATGCCCTGATCGATGGTGCTTATGCCGGTGACTATTTCCTGAATGGAAAGAAGATCGACCTCACGATCATTGGCGAGACGCAGTTCGCCGACTCGACACAAAAAATCGGCACGTTACCGATCGCAACCCCAGGGGGCGAACTGATTCCACTGGAGGCCGTGGCCGACGTCACTCTGACCAGCGGTCCGGAACAAGTGAATCACCGCGAACGCATGCGATCGATCACGATTGAGGTCTCACCGCCACGCGAAATGGCGCTGGAAGACGCCATGAATAAGATCTCGGCGATTCTCGTCAACTTGAAAGAGCAGGGGGCGATTCCCGATGGATACCGCGTGGCTCTTTCCGGCACGGCCGACAAGCTGCAAGATACCTGGATGTCGCTTCGGCTGAACGTGCTGTTGGCGTTACTGATCACGTACCTCTTAATGGCCGCGTTGTTTGAATCTTGGATTTATCCATTCGTGATCATCCTCAGCGTGCCGCTGGGTGCCGTCGGCGGAGTGATGGCGTTGTCGCTGTTGAACCTGTTCGTTCTGCAGCCACTCGATGTGCTGACAATGCTAGGCTTCGTGATCTTGATCGGTACCGTTGTGAACAACCCGATCCTGATCGTTCACCAGGCGCTCAATTACATGCGTGAAGATGGCCTCTCGCTGCAAGATGCCGTGCTCGAAAGCGTGCGTTCACGAATTCGACCGATTTTCATGACCACGATGACCACCGTGCTGGGACTGATGCCGTTGGTGCTTTTCCCAGGCTCTGGGAGCGAACTGTATCGCGGACTGGGAAGCGTGGTGCTGGGTGGTTTGTTGGTTTCGACCTTCCTGACCTTGGTGTTGGTCCCCAGCTTATTCAGCCTGACCGTTGAAACGTTCGATCGCTTGTTTGGTCGGTTCTACGAGGATGACGAAGAAACGCACCTTCCGCCGAAGGCCGTTGAACCGGTTCCTCAAGCCGAGCCCGAATACGCCACCGCTCCGGGTGGTAACCCATTCACGGAAAACTAG
- a CDS encoding tetratricopeptide repeat protein — MANSRKEQILSLLESDPNDTFLRYGLAMELRKEGSHDEARQQFETLMKGTPPYVAAWFMCGQMLAEMGEIEESRSVLREGVEIARAQGDGHAAGEMAELLASLGSLGE, encoded by the coding sequence GTGGCTAATTCACGCAAAGAGCAAATTCTCAGCCTCCTCGAGAGCGATCCCAACGACACCTTCCTGAGGTATGGCCTGGCCATGGAACTGCGCAAGGAAGGAAGCCATGACGAGGCACGCCAGCAGTTTGAAACCTTGATGAAGGGAACGCCCCCCTACGTTGCCGCCTGGTTCATGTGCGGACAAATGCTGGCAGAAATGGGTGAAATCGAGGAATCCCGTTCGGTTCTTCGCGAAGGTGTCGAGATCGCCCGTGCTCAAGGCGACGGCCACGCGGCCGGAGAAATGGCCGAATTGCTGGCATCCCTCGGCAGTTTGGGGGAATAG
- a CDS encoding efflux RND transporter periplasmic adaptor subunit, translating into MNTTFPLHISTSLLLSLAIGSSLLAQGKAPPPAPVRTATVEQKEIATRKPFVGTVRPTQQAILGSAVDGRVIEFNYEEGDRVENGAAIAQLLTHTINLQWEAAKAELNVRKAELEEMENGTRPEEIEQMKARMLAAEARMRYLELRRKRAEDLYANQKVTSAEVRDEAVSAADAAKQAFLEAKAAYDLSVAGPRAEQIAQAKARVAMQQAIADELEDRIKKYTIRTRFDGYIVKKSTEVGAWASSGGPIAEVAHLDSVDVVANVPEQDIPYVQLGEEVTVEVFAYKGHPFSGKVFSINPSADVRARTFPVKIRIKNELVDGKPMLKSGMMGNVLLQAGQQKVAKLVPKDAIVLGGPAPMLYTVAKSADGLTAKPVTVQLGEADGGLIEVLGEIQPGDQVVTRGNERLRPGQPISIIPTTENQTAGS; encoded by the coding sequence ATGAATACGACTTTCCCTCTCCATATTTCGACATCTTTGCTGCTCTCGTTGGCGATCGGTTCGTCACTGCTCGCCCAAGGCAAAGCACCTCCACCGGCTCCGGTTCGTACCGCAACCGTCGAGCAGAAGGAGATCGCCACCCGCAAGCCGTTCGTCGGAACGGTTCGACCGACGCAGCAAGCAATTCTTGGTAGCGCGGTCGATGGTCGCGTGATCGAGTTCAACTACGAAGAAGGCGATCGCGTCGAGAACGGAGCTGCGATTGCCCAATTGCTAACCCACACGATCAATCTGCAGTGGGAAGCCGCCAAAGCGGAACTGAATGTTCGTAAAGCCGAGCTGGAAGAGATGGAGAACGGGACCCGGCCGGAAGAGATCGAGCAAATGAAAGCCCGCATGCTCGCAGCCGAAGCTCGGATGCGTTATCTCGAACTACGTCGTAAGCGAGCCGAGGACTTGTACGCCAACCAGAAGGTTACCTCGGCCGAAGTGCGTGACGAAGCGGTCTCGGCCGCGGATGCCGCCAAGCAGGCGTTCCTGGAAGCGAAAGCGGCTTACGACTTGTCGGTCGCTGGACCGCGTGCGGAACAAATCGCCCAAGCCAAGGCGCGCGTCGCCATGCAGCAGGCCATCGCCGACGAACTGGAAGATCGGATTAAGAAGTACACGATCCGTACGCGTTTCGATGGATATATCGTGAAGAAGTCGACGGAGGTTGGTGCCTGGGCGAGTTCTGGTGGACCGATTGCCGAGGTCGCCCATCTCGATTCGGTCGATGTCGTGGCCAACGTTCCGGAACAAGATATTCCTTACGTTCAGCTAGGCGAAGAGGTCACCGTGGAAGTCTTCGCTTACAAGGGACATCCCTTCAGCGGAAAGGTGTTCTCGATCAATCCTTCCGCAGATGTCCGGGCTCGAACCTTTCCTGTCAAAATTCGAATCAAGAACGAACTGGTCGACGGCAAACCCATGCTCAAATCGGGCATGATGGGGAATGTCCTGCTACAAGCTGGCCAGCAGAAAGTGGCCAAGTTAGTTCCTAAAGATGCGATCGTTCTGGGTGGCCCAGCACCAATGCTATACACCGTGGCTAAGTCGGCCGACGGCCTGACCGCGAAACCAGTTACGGTTCAGCTGGGTGAAGCAGACGGTGGCTTGATCGAGGTCCTTGGTGAGATCCAGCCAGGCGATCAGGTGGTGACGCGTGGTAACGAGCGTCTTCGCCCAGGCCAGCCCATTTCGATTATCCCCACGACTGAGAACCAAACCGCCGGCAGCTAA
- a CDS encoding response regulator, with protein MAIRLLVADDHEVVRFGLRTLVADSDIEIVGEAATGDSAISMVDEVKPDVVLLDIRMPDGDGLTTLGRLKLDHPNLAILVLSTYDNPTYVARAVALGAAGYVLKGDPKDRLLDAIRTAHRGENAWTRDELRRVTGALATPRLNADVEVPLTQRESEVLRQLALGLTNKEIAQALHISYETVKEHVQHILRKVGVSDRTQAAVWAVRKGLV; from the coding sequence ATGGCTATTCGACTGTTAGTTGCGGATGACCATGAAGTTGTCCGATTCGGACTAAGAACTCTTGTCGCCGATAGCGATATCGAAATTGTGGGAGAAGCCGCCACCGGTGACTCCGCGATATCAATGGTCGATGAAGTCAAACCGGACGTGGTACTGCTGGATATTCGCATGCCTGATGGAGACGGCCTGACTACCCTGGGTCGCCTCAAACTCGATCACCCCAATTTGGCGATCCTCGTCCTTTCGACCTACGACAACCCGACCTACGTGGCTCGCGCCGTCGCTTTGGGCGCTGCCGGTTACGTCTTGAAGGGAGACCCCAAGGATCGTTTGCTGGACGCAATCCGCACCGCACACCGTGGTGAAAACGCTTGGACCCGCGATGAACTTCGTCGTGTGACGGGTGCTCTGGCAACCCCACGCCTGAACGCCGACGTCGAAGTGCCTCTCACCCAGCGTGAAAGCGAAGTCCTTCGCCAATTGGCGCTTGGATTGACCAACAAAGAAATCGCCCAAGCTTTGCATATCAGCTACGAGACGGTCAAAGAACACGTCCAGCACATTCTTCGCAAAGTTGGCGTTTCCGATCGTACCCAGGCAGCCGTCTGGGCGGTACGCAAAGGCCTTGTGTAA
- the uvrB gene encoding excinuclease ABC subunit UvrB yields MEFQLASAFKPAGDQPAAIEALTQGIKEGKPHQCLLGVTGSGKTFTMANVIQNLQRPTLVISHNKTLAAQLYSEFKDFFPNNAVHYFVSYYDYYQPEAYIPQRDIYIEKDASINDEIDRLRLASTSALVSRRDVIIVASVSSIYGLGSPDDYKKMMVSITKGQIVDRDDILSRLVDILYERNDISFERSKFRVRGDCLEIWPSYEEFAYRIELWGDEVEQLAIINPTTGEIIAQQDQLFIYPAKHFVMPEERIEKAVKNIRAELNGRLEELKQAGKLLEAQRLNARTRFDLEMMQEVGFCPGIENYSQPLSGRPRGAPPSTLYDFFPKDFLLFVDESHVTVSQISAMYHGDRSRKMNLVEHGFRLPSALDNRPLKFEEWENILNQTVFVSATPSNYELEKTTGEVVEQIIRPTGLLDPVVEVCPARGQVPHLLEEIKARVAAGDRTLVTTLTKRLAEDLSHYFNEQGVPCKWLHSELDAFERVELLRDLREGKFDCLVGVNLLREGLDLPEVSLVAILDADKEGFLRSETSLIQTIGRSARNVNAKVIMYADRVTAAMQSAIDETARRREIQQAYNEEHGITPETIKKNIRRGIESEADAHRKANEAVGRTDDSEIITKEYISELQQEMLDAAENLEFERAAAIRDRITKMEDQIGKKKSDVDTKEGGRGRKKGRRTRGGGKIPRPKKGAS; encoded by the coding sequence GTGGAATTTCAGCTAGCGTCCGCATTCAAGCCGGCCGGCGACCAGCCTGCCGCGATCGAAGCGTTGACTCAGGGCATCAAAGAGGGCAAGCCACACCAGTGTCTGCTCGGGGTGACTGGTTCGGGTAAGACGTTCACCATGGCGAACGTCATTCAGAATCTGCAGCGCCCTACTCTGGTCATTTCGCACAACAAAACGCTTGCGGCTCAGCTGTACTCGGAATTCAAAGACTTCTTCCCCAACAACGCCGTCCACTACTTCGTCAGCTATTACGACTATTACCAGCCGGAAGCCTACATTCCGCAGCGTGACATCTATATCGAGAAAGACGCCTCGATTAACGACGAGATCGATCGTCTCCGGCTTGCTTCAACCAGCGCTCTGGTCAGCCGTCGTGATGTAATTATTGTTGCTAGCGTTTCCAGTATCTATGGCTTGGGTTCGCCAGACGACTACAAGAAGATGATGGTCAGCATCACCAAGGGGCAAATCGTCGACCGGGACGATATCTTGTCGAGGTTGGTCGACATCTTGTACGAACGTAACGATATCTCCTTCGAACGCTCGAAGTTTCGCGTTCGAGGCGATTGTCTGGAGATCTGGCCTTCCTACGAAGAGTTCGCTTATCGCATTGAGTTGTGGGGAGATGAGGTTGAACAACTAGCGATCATCAACCCGACCACCGGCGAGATCATTGCCCAGCAAGATCAACTGTTCATCTACCCGGCTAAGCACTTTGTGATGCCGGAAGAGCGAATTGAGAAGGCCGTAAAGAACATCCGAGCCGAGTTAAACGGGCGCTTGGAAGAACTGAAACAAGCCGGCAAGCTACTGGAAGCCCAGCGATTGAACGCCCGGACCCGTTTCGACCTCGAAATGATGCAGGAAGTCGGTTTCTGCCCTGGCATCGAGAACTACAGCCAGCCTCTGTCAGGACGTCCGCGAGGAGCGCCCCCGAGCACGTTGTACGACTTCTTCCCGAAAGACTTCTTGCTGTTCGTTGACGAATCGCATGTGACCGTTTCACAGATCTCGGCGATGTATCACGGCGACCGCAGTCGGAAGATGAATCTCGTTGAGCATGGTTTCCGCCTTCCCAGTGCCTTGGATAACCGTCCGCTGAAGTTCGAGGAATGGGAGAATATCCTCAATCAAACCGTCTTCGTCTCGGCGACCCCGTCCAATTACGAACTGGAAAAGACCACCGGCGAAGTGGTCGAACAGATCATTCGTCCGACTGGGCTGCTTGATCCGGTGGTGGAAGTCTGCCCCGCAAGAGGCCAAGTCCCCCATTTGCTGGAAGAAATTAAGGCCCGCGTGGCGGCCGGTGATCGAACCTTGGTTACGACGCTCACCAAGCGTTTGGCCGAAGATCTCTCGCATTATTTCAACGAGCAAGGTGTGCCCTGTAAGTGGCTGCACAGCGAGCTCGACGCGTTCGAGCGAGTCGAGCTTTTACGTGATCTGCGTGAAGGAAAGTTCGATTGTCTGGTCGGGGTGAACCTGTTGCGAGAAGGTTTAGACCTTCCCGAAGTGTCGCTGGTCGCGATTTTGGATGCCGACAAAGAAGGCTTCTTACGGAGTGAGACTTCGTTAATTCAAACGATTGGACGTTCGGCACGTAACGTGAATGCCAAGGTGATCATGTATGCCGATCGCGTGACCGCCGCAATGCAAAGCGCCATCGACGAAACCGCTCGCCGACGTGAAATCCAACAGGCGTACAACGAAGAGCACGGCATCACGCCGGAGACAATTAAAAAGAACATCCGCCGCGGTATCGAATCGGAAGCAGACGCTCATCGCAAAGCCAACGAAGCGGTCGGGCGAACGGACGATTCGGAGATTATCACCAAGGAGTACATTTCGGAGCTGCAGCAGGAAATGCTGGATGCGGCCGAGAATCTCGAGTTTGAGCGAGCCGCCGCGATTCGCGATCGGATTACCAAAATGGAAGATCAGATCGGTAAAAAGAAGAGCGACGTCGATACGAAAGAAGGTGGGCGAGGCCGTAAGAAGGGGCGTCGAACGCGCGGCGGCGGAAAGATCCCGCGTCCTAAAAAGGGTGCTTCTTAA
- a CDS encoding mandelate racemase/muconate lactonizing enzyme family protein: MTKPTDIVVREVLPSTETIQYRSPMKFGGRVVTDVTLFNVDVTVETRDGKVGKGFGSMTMGNVWGWPSQKVESGETLASLVEVANRFAGRAATLSEAAHPLQHARSLHGPLLEIGKQVEADRSLPEAIPMLALLVAASPIDAAIHDAYGKALGLNSYNTLGAEYINEDLSSFLNADFQGEYLDHYTSREPQAKMPLYHLVGALDPLDDSELESPVGDGLPETLADWILADGLSHLKIKLNGDDLAWDVARVAKIDSVSSNVQAGRGLDAWYYSLDFNEKCASVDYVLEFLAKLKETSPNALDRVQYIEQPTHRDLKKHPENKMHAAAKIKPVVIDESLIDLESLFLAREQGYSGVALKACKGHSEALLMGAAAQKYGLFLCVQDLTCPGASFLHSASLAARIPTIAAIEGNGRQYCPAGNEAWRKQFPSMFEITDGTVGTGVLTGPGLGF; the protein is encoded by the coding sequence ATGACCAAGCCTACCGATATCGTCGTCCGCGAAGTTCTGCCTTCGACGGAAACCATTCAGTATCGCTCTCCGATGAAATTTGGCGGGCGAGTCGTCACGGATGTCACGCTTTTTAACGTCGACGTCACCGTCGAGACGCGTGACGGAAAAGTCGGTAAAGGCTTCGGCTCGATGACGATGGGCAACGTCTGGGGATGGCCATCGCAGAAGGTCGAGAGCGGCGAGACACTGGCCTCGCTTGTGGAAGTCGCCAACCGCTTTGCCGGCCGAGCAGCCACCTTGTCGGAAGCCGCTCACCCGCTGCAACATGCCCGTTCGCTGCACGGTCCATTGCTGGAAATTGGCAAGCAGGTCGAGGCAGATCGCTCGCTGCCTGAGGCCATTCCAATGTTGGCTTTACTGGTCGCCGCCAGTCCGATTGATGCTGCGATCCACGATGCATATGGCAAGGCCCTGGGCCTGAACAGCTACAATACGTTGGGCGCCGAGTACATCAATGAAGATCTGAGCAGCTTCCTGAACGCCGACTTCCAGGGAGAGTACCTCGATCACTATACTTCGCGCGAGCCACAAGCAAAAATGCCGCTTTATCACCTGGTTGGCGCGCTCGATCCTCTGGACGATAGCGAACTGGAATCCCCCGTCGGAGATGGCCTCCCAGAGACATTGGCCGATTGGATTTTGGCCGATGGGCTCTCTCACCTGAAAATCAAGCTGAACGGTGACGACCTGGCCTGGGATGTTGCGCGTGTGGCGAAGATTGACTCCGTTTCGAGCAATGTCCAAGCAGGGCGAGGCCTCGATGCCTGGTACTATTCGCTCGACTTCAACGAGAAGTGCGCCAGCGTTGACTATGTGCTCGAGTTCCTGGCCAAGTTGAAAGAGACCAGCCCCAACGCGCTCGATCGAGTGCAATATATCGAGCAGCCAACACATCGCGACCTGAAGAAGCATCCCGAAAACAAGATGCACGCGGCCGCGAAAATCAAGCCGGTCGTGATCGACGAATCGCTGATCGACCTGGAAAGCCTTTTCCTGGCTCGTGAGCAAGGTTACAGTGGCGTTGCCCTCAAAGCCTGTAAGGGACACTCGGAAGCACTCTTAATGGGTGCTGCGGCGCAGAAGTACGGTCTGTTTCTATGTGTGCAGGACCTGACTTGCCCCGGAGCATCGTTCCTACATTCAGCCAGCCTGGCAGCCAGAATTCCAACGATCGCGGCGATCGAAGGAAATGGCCGACAATATTGTCCGGCCGGAAACGAAGCTTGGCGCAAGCAATTTCCGTCGATGTTTGAGATCACCGACGGAACTGTCGGGACCGGCGTGTTAACCGGTCCCGGGCTAGGCTTTTAG